From the Paenibacillus tianjinensis genome, the window CGTCCCGCTTCATCAACATGTTGTTCAGTTCAATATGCCGCAACCCGGCTCACCTCCTGTTTAATCCGCTCCACATCGCCAAATGTACCGGATAATTCAAATTTCCCAATGACGGGCACATTGTACCGGTCTGCTATCAAATCCGCGCTATGGGCGAACAGCTCGCCCCAGTTCTTATTGCCGCTGGCAGCGATGCCTTTCAGATTGCTGTAATTGTTACTCAAAAAAGCAGACACTTTCTCTGGAATCTGTCCAAAGCCGGTGGTGTATGTAATTAGTACATAAGGCTCGTCTATCGTCATATGCTCCTCGATCTGCACAGCCGGCAGCTTAAGCTTGCTGATGAACCGTTTGACGTTCCCCGTTTTTGAATCGTATGCGACCAGCATCGTGTCAGTCCTCCTGTAAATATTGCTGCAATTTTTAATAGGATAGAAGCCTGGAACCATTGCTAGATAGGCTAAAAATGATTATCACACTATATTTAGTGTGCGTTCCTTATTTTAATCACTATATGTTGGAAAGTCAATATAAGTGCTACAGGATTTTCCTCTTTGAAAAGGTCTGATAAGGGTGTGCATAGAGCAGATTGCTATAAATAAAGAGGTGTAGAATGCACGCCAAAGAGATCGAAATTTGTAACTTTGGTTAATAATAGGTAGACGATTGGATAACCTATTCCCATAACTGTGAAGAAACGAGGCGATAAGCATGTCAACGATGAACAATAATCATCAGGAAGCGGTTGAGACGGTAAGAGAACTTATCAAAGGGATCGATACGGCAATGTTCACGACGATCTCGCCGGAAGGTCTGGTATCCCGTCCAATGAAGACTCAGGAGGTTGAATTCGACGGAGACTTATGGTTCCTGACGAAAAAAGATACCAGCAAGTTCGGCGAAGTCCTTCATGATCCGAGAGTGAATGTCGTATACGCCGGTAAATCCTATGTATCCATCCGTGGAACAGCAAGAATCGTGCAGGATTTGGAGAAGAAAAAAGAATTCTGGAATGCGGGCTATGATGCTTTTTTGAAGACCAGCTATGATGATCCGAATGTGATTCTGATTCAGGTTCACGCCGAAGCGGCTGAATACTGGAAGAGCGGTAACCTGGCTGAAAAGGCTTCTTACCTGTTCAAACGGTTAACGAATCAGGATACAGAAGAGTCCAATCTGAACCAGACCATCGAATTAAAGTAAGCGGACGCACCCGTATCAGGCAGCAATCTGATTCTTGATTCTTTACTATATCCACACACAAAGATGCCCCCGCGTTGCGGCAGAGGGCATCTTTGTGTGTGAGTATCTGTTATTCTTTCTCCATTCAGGTTCTAAAGGGTCTGTAGAAGGCACGAATATCCTCAGCCATGAGCTCAGGTTCCTCCATGGCGGTAAAATGCCCGCCCCGGGGCAATGAGGTCCAGCGGGTGATATTCAGGTTGCGCATAGCCCAATCTTTGGGCGGTGTTAAGACATCGGCAGGTAAAATAGCAATGCCTGTCGGTACCTCTATCCGGCCAAGTGCCGGCAATGAATGCGTATTCTCATAATATATATGGGCTGTAGACCCAAACGTATTGGTAACCCAATAAATCATGATATTCGTGAGCAGTTCATCTTCGCTGAAGCTGTTCCGGAGGTTCCCCTTACAGTCGCTCCATGCATGGAATTTTTCAATAATCCAGCCGGCGAGTCCTACAGGTGAGTCGGAAAGTCCATACGCAAGGGTCTGAGGTTTGGTCGATTGAAGGGTCATATAGCCGCCCTCCCGGGATATCCATTCCTGGGCACTTCGTTTATATTGCAGTTCTTCCTCGGAAAGCTCTGCCTGATCATTGGGATTCATAAGGCCTCTAATAATACCAATATCGGTGAGATGGATGCCAAATAGAAGTTCCGGATGGTTCGATGCCAGGTATCGGGTCACTCCGGAACCGATATCCCCGCCCGCAGCAGCGAATTTTCTATACCCGAGCTCCTCAGTCATTAGTTTAGCCCATACCTCAGAAACACGTGAATTGTTGATCCCGCGATAGTCCGGACAGCTGGAGAAGCCAAATCCGGGCAGTGAAGGGACTATTACATCGAAAGCGTCCTCAGGATCACCGCCGTAACGGGCCGGATCCGTAAGCAGAGGAATAATCTTCTGGTACCGCAAATAACTGTCCGGCCATCCGTGAGTTAGGATAATCGGCATTGGGCTTGGTCCTTTTCCGCGTTCATGAACGAAATGCACATCTATCCCATCGACATTACTGCGAAACTGTGAAAAGCGGTTGAGCTTGGCTTCTTGTTCCCGCCAGTCATATTGCTCCTGCCAATAGGTAACGAGCGATTGCAGATAGCTTAGATCAGTACCTTTTTCCCATCCGGTTGGTCCTAACGGCTCCGGCCAGCGGACATGTTTCAGCCTGTACTTCAGATCATCGAGTACTTCATCAGGTACCCGGATTTGAAAACGTTCAACAGTCATTATGCTTCCTCCTTAACCCTATAAATTAGAATTAAATGCATTTCTCCAAGATTAGGCTCTCCGGGTTAGCTCGATGAACTTGCTGGCTGCAGTCGTCAGCGGCATATACCGCATCGTCATCATACCCACCTGGGCAGGAGGAAGCTGTACATCCAGCTTGATCTCAAAGAGGGAGCCCTCTTCAAGCTCCTTGGATACGAATTCCCGGGTCACGAAGGAGATCCCGAGGCCTTTGCGGGCAAATTCGATCAGCAGTCCCACACTGCCGACCTCGAATTCGGGCTTCAGCTCATATCCGTAGCCCTGGAACAAATCCGTAATGGCCATACGTGCCCGGCTGCTCCGCGAGAACAGGATAATAGGATACCGAAGCAGTTCTTCGATAGAGAGCACCTTCTGGTTCAGTTCGGCATAACGGCTGCCTGCGATGAAGCAGTCCTGCAGCTGAAGCCCTTGCCGCACTTCCAGCTGCGGATCGGTGATCGGCATACGCACGACGCCCAGATCGACGAGACCTTCTTTTAAATAGGAGATCACTTCCGGTGTCGTACCATGGATCAGATGAAGACGGATGCCGGGATACTGCTGGTGAAAGATTTCAATGAACGGAAGCAGATAATGCTTGAACAGGGAGTCACTGCCGCCAATACGAAGCTCCCCGTTATCGAGGTTTTTGAGCTCAGCCATTTTCTTCTCGGCCTGTGTGATAAGAATATGCGATTGTTCAATGTAAGAGTAGAGAGTGGCACCTTCCGGTGTAAGTGCAACTCCTTTGGAGTTCCGGATAAATAGGGACAGGCCTAAGCTGTCCTCCAGCTGCTTGATCGCATGGCTGACACTCGGCTGGGTAATAAACAGCGATTTGGCGGCTTGAGTCAGGCTCCCGGTCTTGGCAGCCCAGTAAAAAACCTTGTATAACTCGAAATTTATCATAGACATAGTCTATAGCTCCTGTGAAATATATTAATTACTTGTATGGGTCGTATTTGTATTATAGTGTAACCAGGAAAGATAAACCAGAGCAGAAGGAGAATGGAGATGGAGGCAACCACGTTTGTTTTGTTTGGAGCGACAGGAGATTTGGCCCGGAGAAAAATCTACCCTGCGCTGTATAATCTTTTTCTCGATCACAAGCTTAACCATTCATTCTCTGTGATTGGTCTTGGCCGAAGAGAAGTAGCTGACGAAGCCTTTCAGGCGATGGTGGAGCGGTCGATCCGGGACTTTTCCCGGCGGGAAGTGAAAGATTCTGCGTCCGTGCGCAGCTTCCTGAAGTCCTTCCGATATAATGTGCTGGATGTTGGGCATACAGAGGATTATACGAAGCTCCTTCAGCGGGTTGAGCAGCAGGAGAAACGGGCGGGAGGTTCCCCGAACCGGATGTTCTATCTGTCTGTTGGCCCGGAGTTTTTTGAGACAATAGCCTTCAATATTAAACAAAGCGGGCTGGGTAACACCAAGGGCTGGAAACGCCTGGTAATTGAGAAGCCCTTCGGACATGATCTGCAGTCTGCACAGGAACTGAATCTGAAGCTGAGCGAGGCTTTTACTGAAGAAGAAATTTACCGCATTGACCATTACCTCGGCAAACCGATGGTGCAGGAGCTCGATGTGTTCCAGCAGAGTAATCCGGTGCTTCACGCACTTTGGAATAACCGTTACATCTCCAACGTGCAGATTACCGCAGGAGAAACTGTAGGTGTGGAAGAAAGAGCGGGTTATTACGATCATGTAGGTGCGCTCAGGGATATGTTCCAGAATCATATGCTGCAGCTGTTAATGATGCTCGCCATCCGCTTGCCGAAGGACAGTTCCCCGGAAGAGGTACGCTTTAAGAAGAAAGAGGTTATGGAGGCGCTGGAGCCGCTGGATGAAGGCGATGTCCAGTTTGACGTGATCCGCGGGCAATATACAGCTGGCACAATCCAGGGCAAGCCGGTACAGGGCTATCTCTCCGAGCCGGGAATTCCGGCAGGATCAACGAACGATACCTTTATTGCGGCCAGACTACAGATTGACGATCCATTCTGGAAGGATGTGCCGTTCTATATCCGGACCGGAAAGCGCATGAAGGAGAAATCGACGCGGATTGTGATCGAGTTCAAAGAGCCGCTCAAACAGAGCTCATCGGCCGGAGAGAATGACATCCCAAACCTGCTGGTGTTCGAGATCAGCCCGAACGAGGGGGTAACCCTACAGCTAAAGGCTAGAGATCCACAGCATAAAGGGAAGTTCAAGGCCATGCATATTGATTTCCACACCAGCTCTATTGAGGTTCCTGAGGCTTATGAGAACCTGATACATGACGCTTTACATGGTGATCCGTCATTTTTTGCCCATTGGAACGAGGTTGAGCTATCCTGGAAATGGGTGCAGCCAATCCTGAATGCTTTTGAGAAGAATTCTGTTCCGCTTCACACCTATGCTGCGGGTTCATTCGGACCTGCCGAATCAGATCAGCTGCTGGCCAAAAAAGGACATCACTGGTGGCTCGATACGGCCGAAGCTGCAAACGGTGTTCAAGAAGAAGAAAACGATGTTTCTTTGCCCGATGCTTCAAATTTTTAATACTAAGATTAGTTCAACTAAAAAATGGAGGTTATCACAATGAAATTTTTCATCGACACAGCGAATGTAGAAGACATCAAAAAAGCATACCAGATCGGCGTACTGTCCGGCGTTACAACGAATCCGTCTCTCGTGGCCAAAGAAGGCGTGAAGTTTGAAGACCGCATTGCAGAAATTCTGCAGACCGTACCTGAGGTTGAGTCCGTATCCGCTGAGGTAACCCCGGATACCATTACTGCAGAAGAAATGATCGCACAGGCGAACGAACTGATCAAGATCAATAACTATGATAAAAACATTACCATCAAGATCCCGATGACGCTCGCAGGGCTGGAAGCCTGCCGGTACCTGACTCAAAAAGGCGTGAAAACAAACGTAACGCTGATCTTCACCGTGAACCAGGCGCTGCTGGCAGCCCGTGCCGGAGCCACTTATGTATCACCGTTCCTCGGCCGTCTGGATGATATTTCAGAGGATGGGGTTCAGCTTATTGTAAAAGTCGCTGAATTGTTCCGCATTCATAACCTGGATGCGCAGATCATCGCCGCTTCGGTCCGCCATCCGGACCATGTGACCCGCGTTGCGATGGCCGGTGCGCATATCGCCACCATTCCGTTCAGCGTCATCGAGCAAATCTCCAAGCACCCGCTGACTGATCAGGGGCTGGAGAAATTCGCAGCCGACTGGAAAAAAGCTCCACAGGTATAATTGTCCTGCACAAATCATAGGGAGGTCTATTGACGATGGGTAAACAACAGATAGGTGTGGTCGGCTTAGCCGTCATGGGTAAGAATCTGGCCTTGAATATGGAGAGCAAAGGGTTCTCGGTAGCACTGTACAACCGCTCCCGCGAGAAAACAGATGAGCTGCTTGCAGAAGCAGCGGGCAAAAACTTCGTTGGTGCCTACAGCATTGAGGAGTTTGTCCAATCACTCGAGCTGCCGCGCAAGATCATGATTATGGTTAAGGCTGGCAAACCGACAGATGATACAATTCAGCAGCTGGTGCCGCATTTATCACCAGGGGATATTCTGATTGACGGCGGGAACGCCTTTTTCCCGGATACCCAGAGACGGAACAAAGAGCTTCAGG encodes:
- the nrdI gene encoding class Ib ribonucleoside-diphosphate reductase assembly flavoprotein NrdI; translated protein: MLVAYDSKTGNVKRFISKLKLPAVQIEEHMTIDEPYVLITYTTGFGQIPEKVSAFLSNNYSNLKGIAASGNKNWGELFAHSADLIADRYNVPVIGKFELSGTFGDVERIKQEVSRVAAY
- a CDS encoding pyridoxamine 5'-phosphate oxidase family protein, with protein sequence MSTMNNNHQEAVETVRELIKGIDTAMFTTISPEGLVSRPMKTQEVEFDGDLWFLTKKDTSKFGEVLHDPRVNVVYAGKSYVSIRGTARIVQDLEKKKEFWNAGYDAFLKTSYDDPNVILIQVHAEAAEYWKSGNLAEKASYLFKRLTNQDTEESNLNQTIELK
- a CDS encoding epoxide hydrolase family protein; protein product: MTVERFQIRVPDEVLDDLKYRLKHVRWPEPLGPTGWEKGTDLSYLQSLVTYWQEQYDWREQEAKLNRFSQFRSNVDGIDVHFVHERGKGPSPMPIILTHGWPDSYLRYQKIIPLLTDPARYGGDPEDAFDVIVPSLPGFGFSSCPDYRGINNSRVSEVWAKLMTEELGYRKFAAAGGDIGSGVTRYLASNHPELLFGIHLTDIGIIRGLMNPNDQAELSEEELQYKRSAQEWISREGGYMTLQSTKPQTLAYGLSDSPVGLAGWIIEKFHAWSDCKGNLRNSFSEDELLTNIMIYWVTNTFGSTAHIYYENTHSLPALGRIEVPTGIAILPADVLTPPKDWAMRNLNITRWTSLPRGGHFTAMEEPELMAEDIRAFYRPFRT
- a CDS encoding LysR family transcriptional regulator, producing the protein MSMINFELYKVFYWAAKTGSLTQAAKSLFITQPSVSHAIKQLEDSLGLSLFIRNSKGVALTPEGATLYSYIEQSHILITQAEKKMAELKNLDNGELRIGGSDSLFKHYLLPFIEIFHQQYPGIRLHLIHGTTPEVISYLKEGLVDLGVVRMPITDPQLEVRQGLQLQDCFIAGSRYAELNQKVLSIEELLRYPIILFSRSSRARMAITDLFQGYGYELKPEFEVGSVGLLIEFARKGLGISFVTREFVSKELEEGSLFEIKLDVQLPPAQVGMMTMRYMPLTTAASKFIELTRRA
- the zwf gene encoding glucose-6-phosphate dehydrogenase encodes the protein MEATTFVLFGATGDLARRKIYPALYNLFLDHKLNHSFSVIGLGRREVADEAFQAMVERSIRDFSRREVKDSASVRSFLKSFRYNVLDVGHTEDYTKLLQRVEQQEKRAGGSPNRMFYLSVGPEFFETIAFNIKQSGLGNTKGWKRLVIEKPFGHDLQSAQELNLKLSEAFTEEEIYRIDHYLGKPMVQELDVFQQSNPVLHALWNNRYISNVQITAGETVGVEERAGYYDHVGALRDMFQNHMLQLLMMLAIRLPKDSSPEEVRFKKKEVMEALEPLDEGDVQFDVIRGQYTAGTIQGKPVQGYLSEPGIPAGSTNDTFIAARLQIDDPFWKDVPFYIRTGKRMKEKSTRIVIEFKEPLKQSSSAGENDIPNLLVFEISPNEGVTLQLKARDPQHKGKFKAMHIDFHTSSIEVPEAYENLIHDALHGDPSFFAHWNEVELSWKWVQPILNAFEKNSVPLHTYAAGSFGPAESDQLLAKKGHHWWLDTAEAANGVQEEENDVSLPDASNF
- the fsa gene encoding fructose-6-phosphate aldolase, coding for MKFFIDTANVEDIKKAYQIGVLSGVTTNPSLVAKEGVKFEDRIAEILQTVPEVESVSAEVTPDTITAEEMIAQANELIKINNYDKNITIKIPMTLAGLEACRYLTQKGVKTNVTLIFTVNQALLAARAGATYVSPFLGRLDDISEDGVQLIVKVAELFRIHNLDAQIIAASVRHPDHVTRVAMAGAHIATIPFSVIEQISKHPLTDQGLEKFAADWKKAPQV